Proteins encoded together in one Anguilla anguilla isolate fAngAng1 chromosome 9, fAngAng1.pri, whole genome shotgun sequence window:
- the LOC118235029 gene encoding POU domain, class 3, transcription factor 4-like, whose translation MATAASNPYSIISSNSMVHADSSVMQQGSPFRNHQKLLQSEYLQGVPSNGHPLGHQWVTSLSEGSPWSASLAGSPLEQQDVKPGREDLQLGAIIHHRSPHVAHHSPHTNHPGAWGTPVSHNSSINSGGQPINIYSQAGFTVNGMLDHGGLTPPPNAAQTQSLHPGLRDTPDHTDIGAHHCHDHSDEETPTSDELEQFAKQFKQRRIKLGFTQADVGLALGTLYGNVFSQTTICRFEALQLSFKNMCKLKPLLNKWLEEADSSTGSPSSIDKIAAQGRKRKKRTSIEVSVKGVLETHFLKCPKPAAQEISSLADSLQLEKEVVRVWFCNRRQKEKRMTPPGEQPHEVYSHNVNTDNSSCHDL comes from the coding sequence ATGGCCACAGCTGCCTCGAATCCCTACAGCATTATCAGTTCCAACTCTATGGTTCACGCAGACTCCTCGGTCATGCAACAAGGGAGCCCTTTCAGGAACCACCAGAAACTTCTCCAAAGTGAGTACCTACAGGGAGTCCCAAGCAATGGTCACCCTCTTGGCCACCAGTGGGTAACCAGCTTATCGGAGGGAAGCCCATGGTCTGCGTCTTTGGCGGGCAGTCCTCTGGAGCAGCAGGACGTGAAACCCGGACGGGAAGACCTCCAACTCGGAGCCATCATTCATCACAGGTCTCCTCATGTCGCCCATCACTCGCCCCATACAAATCATCCAGGTGCATGGGGAACGCCGGTGTCTCATAACTCATCTATAAACAGCGGCGGACAGCCTATCAACATCTATTCGCAGGCAGGCTTCACGGTCAATGGCATGCTGGATCACGGAGGTCTGACGCCTCCCCCGAATGCCGCCCAGACCCAGAGCTTACATCCAGGGCTGAGGGACACTCCGGATCACACCGACATCGGGGCGCACCACTGCCACGACCACTCCGACGAGGAGACGCCGACATCGGACGAGCTGGAGCAGTTCGCCAAACAGTTTAAGCAGCGGCGGATCAAACTGGGGTTTACGCAAGCAGACGTCGGGCTCGCGCTGGGCACTTTGTATGGCAACGTTTTCTCGCAAACGACTATTTGTAGATTCGAAGCCTTGCAGCTAAGTTTTAAGAACATGTGTAAGCTGAAGCCCTTGTTGAACAAGTGGCTGGAGGAAGCGGACTCGTCCACGGGGAGCCCAAGTAGCATCGATAAAATCGCCGCGCaggggaggaaaagaaagaaaagaacctCCATTGAGGTGAGCGTAAAAGGGGTGCTCGAGACCCATTTTCTTAAATGTCCCAAACCCGCAGCCCAGGAGATATCCTCTTTGGCAGACAGCCTGCAGTTAGAGAAGGAGGTGGTTCGCGTCTGGTTTTGTAACAGAcgacaaaaagagaaaagaatgacTCCGCCGGGAGAGCAGCCGCACGAGGTATATTCTCACAACGTTAACACGGACAACTCTTCCTGCCATGATCTCTGA